The DNA segment CCTGCTGTACCTGCCGTCGCTGAACGCGCTGTCCCAGATCCGCGCGTACCGCACCACGACCACGGGCCGCGGCAAGGCGCTCCGCTACGCGTGGGTCGTGGCGCGCCTCCTGGTCACCTCGCTGCTGGGCACGGGCCTCATAGCGCTGCCCTTCTGCGCGTTCCAGTACTACGGCTACCGGACGTTCTGCACGCCGTCCACCGCCCTGGAGCGCGTCCCGCCGGCGCTCGTCTCCCTGGCCAGGAGGAAGGGCTACCGGATGCCCGACGAGAACGGACCGCCGCCGCTGTGGTGCATGAGGCCGCTGCCGCTGCTCTACTCCCACATCCAGGACGTGTACTGGGACGTGGGCTTCCTGCGCTACTTTGAGCTGAGGCAGATCCCCAACTTCCTGCTCGCCCTGCCCATGGCCAGCCTGGGCATCATGGCGGCGTACGCGTACTACCAGGCCAACCCGGACATGTGCCTCAGACTGGGGCTCTGGGAGAGCGCCCGGAGGCGCCTGGACAAGCCCACGCCGGGGTTCTTCAACCCCAAGGTGTTTGTGTACGTGGTGCACTCCACGGCCCTTTTGATATTCGGGACGTTGTGTATGCACGTTCAGGTAAGCACCTCCCGGCCTGGATCGGCGTATGACTTGCATTAAAGGGAAATATCTATTCCTTATTATTACATTGTGATACCGATTGCCTACGGCCTCTTCTGATCCCGCTCCTTTTTTTGGTCCAGGTTCTGACCAGATTCCTGGCGTCGTCCACGCCCGTCCCTTTCTGGATCAGCGCTCATCTCCTCCTGCTCAACGAACCGCTGCTGCACCGGCGGAAGACGTCGGTGCCCAATGTTCAGCTGCGGGCGCACGACACGTCGAGGAGCGGGGCCACAAACCCGCTCCACAACCCCGTCAGTGCACTGCTCCCCCACTGGAGGCACTGCTCAGCCACCACCCAATGCATCCTGGGCTACTTCTTATCTTACTGGGTGCTTGGCTTGGCGCTTCATTGCAATTTCTTGCCCTGGACTTAACACACTACACGCCTATTTACTCCTAATGCAATACTTTTCagtgagggctgggggggggtcttattttacaatttattgCTATAAGTCTTTTTATTTCTCATAATCAAATCACAGTTTAAGCGTACAGTGTGGaggatttagtggcatctagcgTCGAGGTTGCATATTGCATCAAACTGAgttcccccacctcccctttgCCCCAACTCTACCTTTCCAAAGACGTAACTCTGGCCTGTAAGGGGCCAGTAACAGCAGTAGTAGGATTAAGTAGTTGTTTTCCAAAAGGTTGTCATCTTCTATGAAAGCATTGAGTAGCAAACCTTCAAGTGATGAGATTCCTTGATGGATTTATAATTCGCATGTAAAAGTAAGGTCAACGTTTATAAGTAAGATAGTGTTTATGATTTTTTAAATTCTCTAGAGCCCATAGTCCATTCTAGAAACATGTCGGTGCACTAGGCAAGCTCTGTGGAAGAGTACCCGCTCCCTTTGTAGATAAAAGGCCTATTCTAAGGTAACAGAACACAACTATGTATATTTCCATGGGATTATACACTTCAAACATACTTATGATACTTTATCCATTTCTGCCAAGTCCGTTCCGCTATGCCACTAATTCTACATACTACACCTTAAAAGGTCAAAGCCATAAAGTAAGGACTTAATTGCATGATATTTCATTACCAACTCTCCATATAAAATAAATGGCAACCAATTACTTAAAATACAGTGACAGGATTATTAGTAATTATATTTTTCTTTCGTTTCAATTGTGATTCATCATTGCATTTCCACAGCTTTCTCAAATGTCGCAGCTAGGAGGTTTCTGGAAATAAAAACTTGCGTGCTCGCAAAAAAGTTACTTTAAACTTTTTGCTTTCACATTTATTTATGTCTGAGATATCCTTATCTTCTCAGATATGTCTcattcgaaaaaaaaaaattaaataatggAGAGGGATAATCTGGTAATCAATATTTGTAAAGTTTTATGTTGAATCAAGTACGTTTGTTATTTCATCACAGTGGTGGTCTCAAATAGCCTCACAGGCCAACATGATGCAACACGGCCCTGAAAAGGGGAAGGGAAAACTCCCTAAAACCAAAGGGAAGTGGCCTTGCAATGACCAACTGCATTTATGACGAATGGGCTGTCAAATggttacaaaaaaataattattaatcTCGGAAGATTTCAATGTGATTAAATATGTTAATTAAGTAACAATCTATTACTAAATGAGGCATCACAGTGGTGGTTCATCCTAAAATCCATTGATAAAAGCCCTATCATACTGTATTACTAAAGTTACAAACTGGGTTTCGGTGGCGAAACTTTATATCTGGGAGAAATTACCGTTTATCGCCAAAGGTGTCGCTGATGaaaatgcaaaaagaaaaaaggttaaTTATTATCTGGATTATTTTTAATCTAAACAAACTAGTGATACATGTCTAcgcatataaaaaaaacataactgctTAACCTATAGTTGAAAATGTAATTGGTCTACAACTTTTTGGTCTTACAATGAGGCTCTATGGATTATTGCATTATTAATTTAGCCGTCATTAACCAATAAAAGAAACATGCATCAGATAGGAAGGTGAGTAAAAAGGGGAGTATGTTATGGTACAATGTAGATTAGGAGTAGCCTGAGGGATAGAGACAAATTCGCATATGCAAAATCAAGTAAATAAACCATGAGCTCGCCTGCGTTTCTTTCACAATGTTTCTCCAGATAGTTTTTTCTGCCCTCTACTGTTCTGTTTTTAGGAAGCATAAACCAGCTTCAACGGCTCAACAAACAATCGACTTCCATTTCAAGCATTGAAACACATTATTTCTTCCCAGATGAGAAGATTTTTTACTTAAACATAACTAAATGTGCAATAACCTTTGCCTATCAACGTGTAAGTATGGAGTTACATGTACACTGACCTCACCCAAAACAAGACGGAACTCTGAGAGATCTGAGGACTGAGGCTTTGTCTTGGTTCGAAATCAGTAAATCAGATGTTCTGTAACCTAAAAAAAGATTTCAGACGCAGTCTATCAGTTATCTCTGACacttctctgtgtctccaccttTCAAACCCTCAAACAATAGTGTGGAAATGAAGAAGATAAGACTAGCTTTTTGTTTTCGCTCGTCCTCACTCACGAACATGTTCACACTTGACTTTAACAGTATTTCAACATGTATGTGAGCAAAATGCCCGTTTCATCTATCAGAAAAGTGGCCCTTAAAGCCACTAAGGCATGAAAACATCCAAATATTCCACATTCTGGGCATATTATACGTCTTGAAGGGCAATTGGGATGGCTCTTTTAGAAATGGATTCAGTATGTGAACCAATGTGAGTTGTAGGAAACTATTTAATTATAATCAATCTAAttaggcctactacatattcATAAAGGCCTATACAATTTCTATACTATCGTACTTATTTCAACTCATGTCCCAGTGGTGTGAAAGGGGCGCCACCTACACCTGCTGGGCCTGTCTCAGGTCTGAACAGAGCCAGACCCGATGCTGGAACCCAACCTCACCTCTGGATGGGAGCGTCATCGTCCAAACAGTGACGTAGGCTGGCCGACGCTTAAAGAAAAAGACACGCCAGACATTTTGTAGTGTATCAATGACACAATAACGGGTTTTATGAGTGAAGGTTAATGCTAATCAATGGATTCACCATCGCAACAATGGTAGATGTTCTTACTTTAGAGAAGGGATTCAACTCGGGTCGACCGACGCTGTGGGACTAGCTAACGGTAGCGCCTCGGCTGCTACGCTAACCGCTATCCTCAAGTCGCCGATACAGGATGAATGGCTGTCTTGAAGAAGTGGACGCGTTTTGAACACAAGTTATAGCCTGTCGTGTCAGATACATGTGCCTTCAGCCCCCCCTCATACGCTGGACTGGGTCTTCACCATGAAGAGTTGTGAGTACCAGCAGATAGACCCCCGGACGCTGTCCGCGTCCAACCCGTCCGCACAGAGCTGCGCCGGCGGGCAGAGCAGCGCCCAGCGGAGCCGGAGGAAGTGGGAAGTTTTCCCTGGAAAGAATAGATTTTACTGCGATGGACGAATAATTCTCGCCAGACAGAGTGGGGTCCTCCCTCTGACACTGGGCCTTATTGTTGTGACTTGTGGCCTTTTCTTTGCGTTCGAGTGAGTATAACTATGCTTATGTACAATTACAAGTTTGTGTCAAATACAACACTCATACACTTATTAAAGTAACCCCGAATACATGCTCTTATGGTCTCTGGTGTCTTCCCCGGCAGCTGCCCGTTCCTAGTGGAGCATTTGACCGTCTTTATACCTGTGATCGGCGGAGTGCTTTTTGTATTCGTGGTCGTCTCCCTTCTACAAACCAGTCTCACCGACCCGGGCATACTACCCAGGGCAACGCCAGACGAGGCAGCAGACGTTGAGCGGCAGATCGGTAGGACGGGGTTTTGGAGATGCTTACTGGGGGGAACACAGATGGGACGAGAGGGGTTTACCTTCTCAATTCATGGCCAGATGGAACCGACAGCAGAGGACCATTTTCTGGTCCTAAGTAGATTACTGTCTGTTCAAAGACATTGATGGGAACAATTATCGTGCAGTACTCGAAGGATTTCTGCAGTCTGTCAGTCCTATCATATTATTACCCAGTATCCCTTCAGTATCGGTCGCTGAACCTATAAACACACGCTATAAAATCAGCTCATATGTCATTCATCACATATACATGTGTTTTATGTATGCCTGTGATTCtattgtttgtatttatttgtatttttccgTTCCTTTGGTTAACCTTGGAAGACACAACGGGGACGTCTTCGTACCGACCCCCGCCGCGCACACGGGAGATTGTCATCAGGGAGCAGGTGGTGAAGCTCAAGTACTGCTTCACCTGCAAGATGT comes from the Gadus chalcogrammus isolate NIFS_2021 chromosome 6, NIFS_Gcha_1.0, whole genome shotgun sequence genome and includes:
- the pigv gene encoding palmitoyltransferase ZDHHC18-A, which produces MDVRVVLHFAIVTRALSLLLQALLNAAIPDHEADAFRPPRVEEPLYLDSAVEWCFGGLSHWDAEHYLFIAERGYLYEHNFAFFPLLPVILRGLAETLLWPLSGWLSVRGRLLLAVAVGNSALFLLSAVALYAMSRVVLQDRRLALLSSLLYCLTPANVFMTSGYSESLFAALTFGGLFLLEKGFTFRACLALGIATAARSNGLVNIGFLLYLPSLNALSQIRAYRTTTTGRGKALRYAWVVARLLVTSLLGTGLIALPFCAFQYYGYRTFCTPSTALERVPPALVSLARRKGYRMPDENGPPPLWCMRPLPLLYSHIQDVYWDVGFLRYFELRQIPNFLLALPMASLGIMAAYAYYQANPDMCLRLGLWESARRRLDKPTPGFFNPKVFVYVVHSTALLIFGTLCMHVQVLTRFLASSTPVPFWISAHLLLLNEPLLHRRKTSVPNVQLRAHDTSRSGATNPLHNPVSALLPHWRHCSATTQCILGYFLSYWVLGLALHCNFLPWT